The following proteins are co-located in the Rattus norvegicus strain BN/NHsdMcwi chromosome 19, GRCr8, whole genome shotgun sequence genome:
- the LOC134483419 gene encoding disks large homolog 5-like has product MLYAFAPCGFTCILLLTEACRQTSSPENVQNKVQANEEEERLNRELELTTKERNELTDRLLYVTGGSMSKSPYFRPNPFYENLKIKEKQVMSLLHNLDTKNIEHREKFQELKKEINFYR; this is encoded by the exons atgctctatgcattcgccccatgcgggttcacttgtatTCTTCTActtacagaggcctgcagacagacgtcatcccctgaaaatgtccaaAACAAGGTGCAGgcaaatgaggaagaggagaggctgaatagagaactggagctaactaccaaggagagaaatgagctgacagatcgcctcctttatgtgacaggtggatccatgagcaagag cccgtacttcaggccaaatccattttatgaaaacttgaagataaaggagaaacaggtcatgtcattactgcacaacttagacacaaagaacattgaacatcgtgagaaatttcaggagctcaagaaggagattaacttctatcggtaa